A genomic window from Leptospira andrefontaineae includes:
- the lpxD gene encoding UDP-3-O-(3-hydroxymyristoyl)glucosamine N-acyltransferase codes for MARYTLEELASKISGAKIENCADPKKVQVESVSPVNPGVTNSISFLASKKMLNEAKKTASSIVMTTSEFAKELEVPCLVVDKPDLILAQVLDLIYPPHKFENKVEANAFVHPKAKIGKNCYIGNFASVAEDAEIGDNVILEDGVRIGRGASIGEGSHVGPNNVIHHGVIIGKRFRSFGNCTIGGDGFRFVFANGKHNKIPQVGTVIVGDDVEMGSNSAIDRGGLENTIIGDGCKFDNLVHIGHNCVLGKNVVIAGYTGVAGSTTIGDNCTIGGGCGIADHLSIASGTIVGGGTSVRNTLSKPDIYVGWDYGLTFPEFQKLRVNIKNVVNFQKWARRIKAIESKLGLNTED; via the coding sequence ATGGCTAGATATACATTGGAAGAACTGGCTTCCAAAATTTCCGGAGCAAAAATAGAAAATTGCGCGGACCCCAAAAAAGTTCAGGTGGAATCCGTTTCTCCGGTTAACCCCGGAGTTACGAACAGCATTAGTTTTCTCGCAAGTAAGAAGATGTTAAACGAGGCAAAGAAGACTGCCTCTAGTATTGTAATGACTACTTCTGAATTCGCAAAAGAATTAGAAGTACCTTGTCTGGTTGTAGATAAACCGGATCTGATCCTTGCTCAGGTTTTAGATCTGATCTATCCTCCTCATAAGTTTGAAAACAAAGTAGAAGCGAACGCATTCGTTCATCCTAAAGCAAAGATCGGTAAAAATTGTTATATAGGAAACTTTGCATCCGTTGCGGAAGATGCCGAGATCGGAGATAATGTTATCTTAGAGGACGGAGTTCGTATCGGAAGAGGAGCAAGTATCGGAGAAGGTTCCCATGTAGGACCGAATAACGTTATTCATCACGGAGTCATTATCGGGAAAAGATTTAGATCTTTCGGAAATTGTACTATCGGTGGAGATGGATTCAGATTCGTATTCGCAAACGGTAAACATAATAAGATCCCTCAAGTAGGGACTGTGATTGTGGGAGACGATGTGGAGATGGGTTCCAATAGCGCAATCGATAGAGGCGGTTTGGAAAACACGATCATTGGTGACGGATGTAAATTTGATAACCTAGTTCATATCGGTCATAACTGTGTATTAGGAAAAAATGTTGTAATTGCAGGTTATACTGGTGTTGCGGGTTCCACTACGATCGGAGACAATTGTACTATCGGAGGCGGGTGCGGTATTGCGGATCATCTTAGCATCGCAAGTGGGACCATCGTTGGTGGAGGGACTTCTGTTCGAAACACTCTTTCCAAGCCGGATATTTATGTAGGTTGGGATTACGGACTGACATTCCCGGAATTCCAAAAGCTTAGAGTGAATATCAAAAACGTGGTTAATTTTCAGAAATGGGCCAGAAGAATAAAGGCGATCGAATCCAAACTAGGCCTTAACACTGAGGACTAA